Proteins from one Streptomyces genisteinicus genomic window:
- a CDS encoding ROK family protein → MRHVIALDVGGTGMKAALVGADGTLLHEARRATGRERGPEAVVESILSFAEDLHAHGLKHFGQAAEAAGVAVPGIVDAEAGIAVYAANLGWRDLPLRDLVSGRLGGVPVALGHDVRTGGLAEGRIGAGRGTDRFLFVPLGTGIAGAIGIDGVIEAGAHGCAGEIGHIVVRPGGPDCGCGQRGCLETLASASAVTRAWAAASGDPLADAADCAKAVASGDERAVAVWRDAVGALADGLVTALTLLDPRTLIIGGGLAEAGETLFTPLRAAVEERVTFQKLPAIVPAALGDTAGCLGAGLLAWDLLATEVTD, encoded by the coding sequence GTGAGACATGTCATCGCCCTCGATGTGGGCGGCACCGGTATGAAGGCCGCCCTCGTCGGCGCGGACGGGACCCTGCTGCACGAGGCGCGGCGGGCGACCGGGCGGGAGCGCGGCCCCGAAGCCGTCGTGGAGTCGATCCTCTCCTTCGCCGAGGACCTCCACGCCCACGGCCTGAAGCACTTCGGGCAGGCGGCCGAGGCCGCCGGCGTGGCCGTGCCCGGCATCGTCGACGCCGAGGCGGGCATCGCCGTCTACGCCGCCAACCTCGGGTGGCGCGACCTGCCGCTGCGGGACCTGGTGAGCGGACGCCTCGGCGGCGTCCCCGTCGCCCTCGGACACGACGTGCGCACCGGCGGCCTCGCCGAGGGCCGCATCGGCGCCGGACGGGGAACCGACCGCTTCCTCTTCGTGCCGCTCGGCACCGGCATCGCGGGCGCCATCGGGATCGACGGGGTCATCGAGGCCGGGGCGCACGGCTGCGCCGGCGAGATCGGGCACATCGTGGTCCGCCCCGGCGGTCCCGACTGCGGCTGCGGACAGCGCGGCTGCCTGGAGACGCTCGCCTCCGCCTCCGCCGTCACCCGCGCCTGGGCCGCCGCCTCCGGCGACCCGCTGGCGGACGCCGCCGACTGCGCGAAGGCCGTCGCGTCGGGCGACGAACGGGCCGTCGCCGTGTGGCGGGACGCCGTCGGCGCCCTCGCGGACGGACTGGTGACCGCGCTCACCCTGCTGGACCCCAGGACCCTGATCATCGGTGGCGGGCTCGCCGAGGCGGGGGAAACCTTGTTCACACCGCTGCGGGCCGCGGTCGAGGAACGCGTCACCTTCCAGAAACTGCCCGCGATCGTCCCGGCGGCCCTCGGGGACACCGCCGGATGCCTGGGCGCAGGGCTGCTCGCCTGGGATCTACTCGCCACGGAGGTAACCGACTGA
- a CDS encoding DUF3263 domain-containing protein has protein sequence MTDESVSPAPPGALSDRESAVLAMERRSWPGPGAKERAIREQLGMSPVRYYQLLNALLDDRRALAHDPVTVNRLRRVRDARRSRR, from the coding sequence ATGACCGACGAGTCCGTCAGCCCCGCCCCGCCCGGCGCCCTCAGCGACCGCGAGAGCGCCGTTCTCGCCATGGAGCGGCGCTCGTGGCCGGGACCCGGCGCCAAGGAGCGGGCGATACGGGAGCAGCTCGGGATGTCGCCGGTCCGGTACTACCAGCTGCTCAACGCCCTCCTCGACGACCGGCGGGCCCTCGCCCACGACCCGGTGACCGTCAACCGGCTTCGCCGTGTGAGGGACGCCAGGCGAAGTCGCCGATAG
- a CDS encoding extracellular solute-binding protein yields the protein MGRAVKRPFIGLTAAVAALGMTVSLAGCGGDGGSDGVTLRLVAADYDVAGGESSKKYWADLTAAFEAEHPGIEVDVRIESWNDVDRTVAEMVKAGDAPDIAQIGAYADYADDDLLYSADQLLSIPVQSNFLVPLTDAGEQQQTQYGLPFAASTRLLFYNKELFAEAGIEKAPRTWGELAADARSLKAGTDATYPFALPLGPEEAQAETMMWLLSGGAGYTDAVDTYQIDSKANVATFEWLRDNLVEPGLTGPVAPAELNRKDAFAAFTRGEVGMLNGHPSLMQAARNKGVEVGAVALPGRDGQSKSSMGVADWIMGFKENGHREEIGEFLDFVFSDDNVLAFAGQNDLLPVTVSASEAMEQDPEHRDLKEFLAELPESELPPVGKTSWAAVSESIKKKVGQAVAPGGSPAATLGAIQRDASAAEAAE from the coding sequence GTGGGGAGAGCTGTGAAGCGGCCTTTCATAGGTCTGACCGCGGCGGTCGCCGCGCTGGGCATGACGGTCTCGCTGGCCGGCTGCGGCGGCGACGGCGGATCGGACGGCGTCACCCTCCGGCTGGTCGCCGCCGACTACGACGTGGCGGGCGGCGAGAGCAGCAAGAAGTACTGGGCGGATCTCACCGCCGCCTTCGAGGCCGAGCACCCCGGCATCGAGGTCGACGTGCGCATCGAGTCCTGGAACGACGTCGACCGCACGGTCGCCGAGATGGTGAAGGCCGGGGACGCCCCCGACATCGCGCAGATCGGCGCCTACGCCGACTACGCGGACGACGACCTGCTCTACTCCGCGGACCAGCTGCTCTCCATCCCCGTGCAGTCCAACTTCCTCGTCCCGCTCACCGACGCGGGCGAGCAGCAGCAGACCCAGTACGGGCTGCCCTTCGCCGCCTCCACGCGACTGCTCTTCTACAACAAGGAGCTGTTCGCCGAGGCGGGCATCGAGAAGGCTCCGCGGACCTGGGGCGAACTCGCCGCCGACGCCCGTAGCCTCAAGGCCGGCACGGACGCCACCTATCCGTTCGCGCTGCCGCTCGGCCCGGAGGAGGCGCAGGCCGAGACGATGATGTGGCTGCTCAGCGGAGGCGCCGGGTACACCGACGCGGTCGACACCTACCAGATCGACTCCAAGGCCAACGTCGCCACCTTCGAGTGGCTCCGGGACAACCTGGTCGAGCCGGGCCTGACCGGCCCCGTCGCGCCCGCCGAGCTGAACCGCAAGGACGCCTTCGCCGCGTTCACCCGGGGCGAGGTGGGCATGCTCAACGGCCACCCCTCGCTGATGCAGGCCGCGCGGAACAAGGGCGTCGAGGTCGGGGCCGTCGCCCTGCCGGGGCGGGACGGGCAGTCCAAGTCGTCCATGGGCGTCGCCGACTGGATCATGGGCTTCAAGGAGAACGGCCACCGCGAGGAGATCGGCGAGTTCCTGGACTTCGTCTTCAGCGACGACAACGTCCTCGCCTTCGCCGGCCAGAACGATCTGCTGCCGGTGACCGTCTCGGCCTCCGAGGCGATGGAGCAGGACCCGGAGCACCGGGACCTGAAGGAGTTCCTCGCGGAGCTCCCGGAGTCCGAGCTGCCGCCCGTGGGCAAGACGTCCTGGGCCGCGGTCAGCGAGAGCATCAAGAAGAAGGTCGGCCAGGCGGTCGCGCCCGGCGGCAGCCCCGCGGCGACGCTCGGTGCGATCCAGCGCGACGCGTCGGCGGCCGAGGCGGCGGAGTAG
- the otsB gene encoding trehalose-phosphatase, with protein sequence MGSSPYAHTMPTPSTPAGRDGLAAILGRPSGAVVALDFDGTLADIVPDPEQARAHERAVPALAALAPHVGSVVVLTGRPASVAVRYGGFAGAAGLGGLVVLGHYGAERWDAATGTVTAPAPHPGVAAVRAELPGYLDGIGAWQGTWIEEKGRAVAVHTRRAEDPQAAFDALREPLAALASRHGLVLEPGRMVLELRPPGMDKGVALAEYVREAGATSVLYAGDDLGDLAAYAAVDKLRSDGTPGLLLCSGGEVPELAERADLVVPGPGAVADFLAGVAERLE encoded by the coding sequence ATGGGCAGCTCCCCGTACGCACACACCATGCCGACGCCGTCCACCCCCGCCGGCCGTGACGGCCTGGCGGCGATCCTCGGCCGTCCGTCCGGCGCCGTCGTCGCCCTCGACTTCGACGGCACCCTCGCCGACATCGTCCCCGACCCCGAACAGGCCCGCGCCCACGAGCGGGCCGTGCCCGCGCTGGCCGCGCTTGCGCCGCACGTCGGTTCGGTCGTCGTCCTCACCGGCCGGCCCGCCTCGGTCGCCGTGCGCTACGGCGGCTTCGCCGGCGCCGCGGGACTCGGCGGGCTGGTGGTGCTCGGCCACTACGGCGCCGAACGCTGGGACGCGGCGACGGGCACCGTGACCGCGCCCGCCCCGCACCCGGGGGTCGCCGCGGTCCGCGCCGAACTGCCCGGATACCTGGACGGGATCGGCGCGTGGCAGGGCACCTGGATCGAGGAGAAGGGCCGCGCGGTCGCCGTCCACACCCGCCGCGCGGAGGATCCGCAGGCGGCGTTCGACGCCCTGCGGGAGCCGCTCGCGGCCCTCGCGTCCCGCCACGGGCTCGTGCTGGAGCCCGGCCGCATGGTCCTCGAACTGCGGCCCCCGGGCATGGACAAGGGCGTGGCGCTCGCCGAGTACGTGCGGGAGGCGGGTGCGACGTCCGTCCTCTACGCGGGGGACGACCTCGGCGACCTCGCCGCGTACGCCGCCGTCGACAAACTCCGCTCGGACGGGACCCCCGGGCTGCTGCTGTGCAGCGGCGGCGAGGTCCCGGAACTCGCGGAGCGCGCTGACCTGGTGGTGCCGGGGCCGGGCGCGGTGGCGGACTTCCTGGCGGGCGTCGCGGAGCGGCTGGAGTAG